CAGGGCCAGCAGACTAAGGCCAGCGTTGAAGAGCACGAATGAGCTGGTCCAGAGCCGTTTGTTCAGCGGGAACCAGATGCTCCACACGCCGCTCAGCGCCAAAAAGGAGACTGAGGCGGTCAGCAGGCCGCGTGCGGTGGCGGAGGTTACTCCGTTACGGGTGATCCAGATGCCGGTCAGCACACCGAGCAGGGCGGTAGCGAGCGAGGGAACGGAGCTGAGCAGGCCCTCCGGGTCGTAGAAGTCTGCCCGGTAAAGATGGCTGGCGGGCAGCAGGTGACGATCGAGCCATGCCGGGAAGTTGCCGACCGGATCGAGGAAGGGTACGTCGACGCCCGGCATGCCAAAGCCGGGAACGGGGACCCAGCGGAGCAGGATCCAGTAGCCAAGCAGGATCGAGACTGTCACCACAACCAGCGTCCGCGGCTTCGCCTTGAGGTAGAGGAGCGTGGCAATGAAGAAGCAGATGGCGATCCGCTGCAGCACACCGAAGACCCGGAAGGTGTGCCAGGCGTAATGCGGGAACGAGCTTACGGCCAGCCCGAGGGCAAACAGAACCAGCGTTCGCTTCGCGGCCTGCAGAATGATCGTCGACGACGCGACGCCTTTCCGTAGCTTGCCGCGGAGGGAGAAGACGATGGAGATGCCCACCATGAACAGAAAGCAGGGGAAGACGACGTCGGCCAGGGTGCAGCCGTTCCAGGGGGCATGGGAGAGGAAGGGGAAGGTGTGCGCTCCGTCGCCGCTGGTGTTCACCATGATCATCAGGGCGATGGTGAGTCCGCGCAGGACATCAAGGGAGGTGAGCCGGGGGGAGGAAGAGGGGGCCTGGCTCTCGCTACTGACTTCGGGACGGGGCATGGAGGAGGAAAGCGTCATCCGTAACTCTTCCAACAGGATTTTCGGTAACGGACCGTACCGTGCGTGTACACAAAGCGTCGCCAGCGTCCGTCAATCTCGTTACAATGTATCTGTCGCCTCTTGCCTTTGGCCAAACGCGTTCACGGATGTCCGCTAATTTCACGGTGAATTGCAGGTGAATAAGGCATTGAGGGGAGTAGGTATGTCTACCGCGAAGCCTGTTTCCGACCCTCCGTCTCTAGAACAGCAGCGGCTTCTTGTCTCCCGTATCCTCTCTTCCGCACTCTTTCGCAAGTCGCGCAAGCTCGCGACCTTCCTCCAGTTCATCTGCGAGCAGCAGCAGATGGGGAAGGCCGATTCGATTAACGAGCAGCGTATCGGCACGGAGGTCTTCGGCCGGAATGAGGGATACCACATGGGGGAGGACTCGATCGTCCGCTCCCAGGCGCGTTTCCTGCGCATCCGTTTGCAGGAGTACTTTGCGACCGAAGGGAAGGACGAGCCCATTGTCCTCACCATTCCCAAAGGAAGCTACGTCCCTGAGTTTCACCTGCGCGAGCTTCCTGCTGAAACGGTACAGACGGTTGCGACTCTTGTATCCCACATCGGTTACACGGCGTCTACTCCCAGCGACAAGGAATCGTCTGAACCGCCTCCAAAGAGATCGTTCTTCTGGATCTATGTTGCGGCGGGGATCGGCGCCGTCGTATGCCTGGCGCTGGGCATCGGCTGGTGGCTTCGGGGAGAGGAGCACCGGCACGCCGGAGTTCCTGTGGAGGTTCGCTTCTGGGCCAGCATCTTCGATTCGCAGCGGACGATCATTCTTGTTCCTGCCGATAGCAGCCTGGTGCTGATGGATGAGCTGATCGGCAACGAGATTACGTTGTCGGACTACATGAACCGGAAGTACCGCAGCACCGTTCCTCCGCCCGAAATGACCCGGATATGGAACCAGCTGCTGACGAGTCAATATACGAACGTGGTGGACCTGAGACTGGTCTCGGCGCTGGAGCGTCTGCCTGAGGTTGACCACAGCAAGACGCAGGTCCGTTTTGCGCGGGACGTCAGCGTAAGCGAGCTGAAGCAGAATAACGTCATCCTGATTGGCAGCACACGCGCCAACCCGTGGGTCGATCTCTTCTCCTCTGCCGGGCGCTTCCGCGTGGGCTACGACTCGAAGACTCATACCAATCTGGTGGAGAACCGCAATCCCGGACAGGGCGAGAAAGCGCGTTACGACGAGGCTGCCGACAGCGCCGACCACCTGGCTTACGGAGTGATCTCCTATCTTCCAAGTCTGGATGGTGAGAGCTCCTCGCTGCTGATCGGTGGAACCAGCAAGGCAGGGACGGAGACAGCGTCCGAGTTTCTTCTGAGTCCGCGGTTTATTACCTTCCTTCACACGCTGGATAAGGGTGGCGCGTTGCCTCACTTTGAGATTTTGCTCTCGGCGCAGAACCTGAACGGTAATTCCTACCAGCGCACGATCGTCTGCTATCACATTCTGTAGGGAGCTCGGGCTTCCCAGTCCGTTCGACATCTGTTCGCGCGTAGCGCGAATGTAGCGCTTAAGGGGAAGGGCTTCAGCCGTCACCTTAAGCAAGACAATCGCACCTTCGGTGCGATCTGGTTGTGCTGCATGCAACGAATATTAGCGGTCTAGAAAGGAAGCAAAAAAGCTCTTCATTTGCCTTTCGAGCCCTTCATCAAGCCGTGCACTCGCGCACTTCACGTGAAAGGTAAGCGATTTATTTTTGAATGGCTTACGGCCGTATTCACGGTGAAACCCGGCTATCACAGTTAAATACTTTGCCAATCATTTTTTGCGCCTTCGATACTCCCGACACTCGTCTGCTGTAGTTTGCGGCAGACATGGAGGCCGTAAGAAATGAACGAAAAAAAGATAAATCCAATTAAGCAGAGTCTCGGGCGCATAGTACTTGCCCCGTTGGGTCTGTGTTTTGCGCTGAGTCTGGCATTCCTGAGTGGAGAGCATCTGCTTGCACAAGGTATTACGGGAACGATCGCCGGAAATGTGGCGGACGCCAGCGGCGCAACCATTGCAGACGCGACCGTAACCGTTACACAGACCGAGACCAACACGATCCGCAAAGTCACCACCTCCGATACCGGAAGCTTCACCGTCACCCAGCTCGCCCCCGGGCACTACACCGTCCAGGTTGACCACGCCGGATTCCAGACCTTCCGTCAGGTGGGAATCACGCTGGCCATCGACCAGACGATTCAGCTTAGCCCCGTCCTCCCCAATGGCGAGGTCACGCAGACGGTCGAAGTGACCGGCGCCGGCAACACCATCCAGACGCAGGACTCATCGATCGGCACTGTGGTGGAGAGCCAGGCGATCCAGAACACGCCGCTGAACGGCCGCCTTGGGTTGATGGGACTGATCTCGCTCGCGCCTGGTATTCAGGGTGTTGGCGCGCAGGACCAGCTTGCGACCCGCGGCATTACCTTTGCAGCCGGTACCGGCTCTCGTAGCTCCTACGGTGGACTCACCTCCACTCTGGACGGCGTTACCAATCAGGAGGTGACGCTGCAGCGCGCCGAACCTGAGGTACCGTCGCTCGACGCCATCTCGCAGTTCAAGGTGCTCTCCAACGGCGCACCTGCTGAGTTCGGCCAGCCCGCAGCTCTGATCGTGGTCTCCGCCAGCGGCGCCAACCAGTTCCATGGCGGTGCGCTCGAGTACAACCGCTCCAAGGGCATGGGCGCCAAGGCGTACTTCAGCGGCGCGAATCCGCGGCCGCCGTATCAGCGCAACGAGTTCGGTGCAAACCTTTCGGGCCCGATCCTGATCCCTCATGTCTATAACGGCCGCAACAAGAGCTTCTTCTTTGTTGCGTACGAAGGCTTCCGCCTGACACAGTCGTACTCCGATAACACGCAGCAGCCGACGGCGCTGATGCGGCAGGGTGTCTTCACGGAGTTTTCCGGCAACATCACTAACCCGTCGACTGGAACGGCCTTTGCGAATAAGACCATTCCGACGGCGAATCAGAATGCTGTTTCGCTGAAGCTGCTGAGCCTGCTCTATCCGAATCCGACGACCTCGGGTACGGGCGTCAACACCTATGAGCAGGTGCAGACGACCTCTACAGCAAGCCGCGTTTCGGTTCGCCTGGATCACCAGCTCACGGCCAACGATCAGCTCCGCTTTACCTTCCTGCGTGCGTTCTATGGCCCAAGCCCGACCAACGGATCCACCAGCCTGCAGGGTGGTAACGCACAGGATGGCGAGCACAACATGAACATCATCCTGGGATGGACGCACGTGTTCTCTCCCAACCTGCTGCTCGATACCTACGGCTCGTTCTTCCATCTGCCCATCTACCGCACACCGCAGAACTACAAGACCGACTTCTCCAGCATCATTCCTGGTCTGGGAACGGGTCTGATTCAGGGTGCGCCGCAGATCACCATCACCAACATCCAGGGCGTCAGCGAATCTGGATCGAAGGATCTGGAGCAGGTTGGCCAGATCGGTACATCGTTGACCAAGATCGCGGGGAGCCACACCATCAAGGGCGGTTTCTCGTATCTGTATGACAACCACTGGAACATCTCAGCGACGAGTCCGCAGCGTGGTTCCTTCCGTTTCACGGGCCAGTACTCGGGCAATGCTTTTGCGGACTTCCTGCTGGGCTATCCGGTGACGGCAATCAAGCCGGTGCCGAACGACTATGTAAAGCGCGATATCTCCGCCCAGTACGCGGCTTATATCCAGGACGACTGGAAGATCCTGCGGAACCTGACCATCAACGCCGGCCTGCGCTATGACCTGCAGTTGTTCAGCGACAACCTCTATCGCAACACTGCTCTCTATATCCCCAACCTGAAGCAGGTGGTGGTCTTCGGCAATTCGTATCCGTCGGCGGCTATCCCGAGCTTCCTGACCTCCATTCCGATCACGCTTTCGAGCACAGCCAATCTGCCGAACAATGTCTTCAGCTATCTCGGCCAGAACAAGAAGAACTTCGCTCCACGTCTTGGCTTTGCGTATGAGGTAAGGCCGAACACGGTGCTGCGCGGCGCCTTCGGTATCTACTACAACCTGCTGCCGGCTTCGTATATCACCACGGCGCCGTTTGCCAACCTGCCGTTCTCGGGCTCGCAGACCTTCAACAACTCTTCGGGTTCCACGCCGTCATTCTCGATGTCGAATGCGTTCTCCGGAACCGGAAGCTTCGCGGCGAATCCTTCGGTATTGGCGCAGGCTTCGACGACGACACCCTACACCGAACAGTACAACCTCGCCCTGGAACATCAGTTCGCCGGTAACTGGACGGTGCGTGTCGGTTATGCCGGACAGCACAACCTGAAGCAGAACAACTATGGCGGATCGGGTAACTACGCTCCGAACATCAACCTGCCGTCGACGCCGGTGTTGATCAAGAACGGTTCGGTGACGGCACAGAGCCTGAACCTGGTACAGCCGTTTTCGACGATCAGCCTGAATATGGCTCCCATCTTCCACAGCACGATGAACGCGCTGCAGGTAGGCGCTCATCGTCAGTATCACAATGGCGTCTCCTTCGGCGCTGAGTATCAGTGGACTCGCGTGATCGGTACGGAGAATCTCCAGAACCCTTCCGGATCGGCGCCGAACGACTCCTACGGCAACGTCGGTGGCATCACGCCGCAGGCGCTCACCGTCAACTACTCCTATCTGCTGCCCTTTGGCAAAGGAAAGACGTTCCTGGGAACAGCCGGCAACGTCGTGGATAAGATCGTGAGCGGATGGCAGGTCTCCGGCATCTCGGTCTTCCAGACAGGCCAGCCCTTCTCGGTAACCTATACGGCTCCGGGCACCTACACCGATGGCAGCGGCAATAAGTGGACGAATCTGGTCAGCGGCCGTGCCAGCCGGGCTGCAGGCGCCTCTCTATATCCCACAACGAAGAACAAAACACAGTGGTTCAATCCAGCGGCCTTTACTGCACCGACGGATGCAAACGGCATCCCCGGTGGAGCTTACGGTAACTCCGGCTATAACATGCTGCGGGGACCCCGGTATCAGAACTGGGACATCAATCTGCAGAAGAACATCGTCTTCAAGGAGCGGTATCGCGTGCAGTTGCGTGCCGATTCCTTCAATGTCTTCAACCATCCCAACTTTGGAACTCCCAACGCGAACATCAGCAACACGTCCACGATTGGGACCATTACCTCCACGAGCAGCACGCCCACCTACCAGCAGCGTACGGTGGAGTTCGCGGCTAAATTCAACTTCTGAAAAACAAGTTAGAGGTTGAGTTCTTACCGGGCGGTGTTCTCTTATGAGGACACCGCCCGTACGGATGCATGGAGGTGTTTGTGGTGCGCAAGCTTATCGCAGTAATGGCGCTTTGTGGAGCAACGTCGTTTCTCTATGGGCAGGGCCAACCACCACATGCCCGGCATGTCTCTCCCGCTTCTCTCAATCGAAATACCGGTGAGCTCTTCCAGGAGTCTATGCGCTGGAATGAGTACTTTTTTGACAATGCGGAATCACTCATTAAAAGCCCGTCTGCCGGTTCCCATGGCGCTCAGGGCGAGGGCCGCAGATACATGGTTCGCGAGTCGAGCTGGTACGCGTTAGGTCTTCTCTTTCGCGACCAGCCCGGTGATCGCGAACGTGCCGCAAAGATTCTGGATGCCGTACTGAAGCAGCAGTACACCGATCCGAGCGTTCGCTGGTATGGAACCTATAAGCGCACTCCCGCCGAGCCGACGCCGCCCAGCAAGAGTGAGCTGTGGCGTGATTACGATCCCAACTGGCGTGTCTTTATCGGGACGACCTTTGCGATGATCCTGATTGAGTATCCGGATCGTGTCCCCGCCGAGCTGCGGCAACGGATGTACAAGGCGATCGATCTGGGCATCGCGGGCGAGATGCGTGAGGGCCGCCTGGTTCCGGCGTATACCAACATTGCCCTGATGTACGGCTTCCTGTGGGACTTTGCGGCGATCCACGATCACAACGCGGCCTGGAAGAAGAAATCTGTGGCGTGGAATGAGGAGGTCTATCGGCTGTTTGAGAAGTACGGAACCTTTCCGGAGTACAACTCACCGACCTATAGCGGTGTCGATATCTACGGTCTGGCCCTGTGGCGTGATTATGGTTCCTCGGCGCATATGCGTGAGATGGGCGCGGCGATGGAAACCAGCCTGTGGCGCGAGCTTGCCAACTACTACCAGCCTGACCTGAGAAACCTCAGCGGTCCCTTTGATCGTGCCTACGGTATGGATATGACGCACTACGTCAGCGTGGTGGGCGTATGGATGAGGACTGTGCTGGATGCATCGTCTGCCCCGTTGCCGCCGATCTCCGCGACGACCGATCATCTGGCGGATATCTGGTTTGCCTCGCATATCGCCATTCTGGGGACTGCGATCCCGCCGGATGCGCTTGCGAAGATGCAGCATTTCGCCGGAGCCCATGCCATTCGCCAGAACATCAGCGCGGAACGGACGGCAACGGCGTGGCTCGGCGATCACGTCCTTATAGGCGGAGAGCTGACCTCTAAGACCAAGGACGCCGGTGGACCGAGTTCGCAGTTTCATCCGGCGACCGTCCACTGGCGCACACCCTCCGGCGAGATCGGATGGGTGCAACTGGTGGCGTGTCCGCTGGTCGATGCCAGCGCCGATGAAAATGGACTGGATATCGACACGAAAGGCACCGTCCGCTTACGGATTCATGCCGCCGGTTTGAAGAAAGAGCAGATCAAGTCGGCGGCATGGCATCTGCCTGGACTACAAGTGGGTATCACGACTGATGCTTCCGGGTTTAGTATCGACGACGGAGCAGATTCGGTGGATCTGGTCTATTCCGGTTTGAGCCACATGAGATTCGATATCAAGCCAGTGGAATGATGCCGAAAGCAGAGCCCGTACCGGCATCGTCGCCGGTCTTCCTGTGCCGTTGTGACTGTGCAGGAGTTCTGTACAGATTTTGATGCAACGTTGGAAGGAACCAAACGAATGCCCTTGATGCGAACCGCAAAAGCCATCGTCACCGATATTCACTTCCTGATCCCGCTCATTGTTCTTTGCCTGGGGATCATTCTGCTGATTCAAATTCACTAATTGAGAAAAGTATTCTGCCGATGGCATCTCACGACAAACCACATGCACTGGAAGAAGCCAGCCGTCTGCACTGGGCCGGCGTAATCTGCGGTCTTAGCGCCGGCGTTTGGCTGGGCGCCGCTGAGGCTCCCACGAAACTCGTCAACGCCGGGCTGTCACCGTTTGCGGTGTCGCTCTGCATGGTCTCAGGTGTCTTTGCCGCGCGGTGGACCGTTCCCACGCTGCTGAAAGGCACAAGCCAGGTAACCAAGGACCTGATGCGGAAGAAGTATCTGATCCTCTGGGCGTTGCTTGCCGGCATGCTGTGGGCGGTTGCCAATACGCTGACGGTCTTTGCCATCCGCGATGTAGGACTGACCATCGCCTTTCCTCTCTGGAATACGAACTCGCTGATCGGTCTGCTATGGGGGCGGCTGCTCTTTGGTGAGCTGAATAACGCCAGCCGGTCGAACATCCTCAAGGTGGTGGTGGGCACTATCGCCATCGTCTCGGCCGCGACGCTGCTTGGCTTCAGCACCATGCATGCCGATGGAGGACACAGTCATCGTGCCGTGCAGGGTATTCTTGCGGCGCTCGGTGCCAGCCTGCTGTGGGGCACGATGTATATCCCCTACCGTAAGGCCTACATCAGCGGCATGAATCCGCTGTCGTTCGTTACGGCCTTTACTTTCGGCGAGCTGGGCACTGTCTTCGCATTGGTCTGGTACTTTGACGGTGGCGCGAAGGCGCCGATCTTCCATAAGGAAGGTCTGAGTCACCTGCTCTTCTGGCTCTTCCTCGGCGGCTTCGTCTGGGTGATCGGCGATATCTTCCAGCAGTTCGCGACCAAGTACCTCGGTATCGGCCGCGGCATTCCGCTCTCCAACACGAACCAGTTGTGGGGTCTGGCCTGGGGCGCGTTGGTCTTTGGCGAGCTGGCGAATGCCACCTCCGGCCAGCGGGTGATGGTTATTACCGGATCGCTGATCATGATCGGCGGAGCCATCGCTATCAGCAGCGCGGTCGCGACACAGCGTGAGCACATCTCGATGAACGATGCTCTGCAGCGTGAGTGCGACCGGTATGACCTCGATATCTCAGAGGTACTGCGAGATTATGCGACTCCGGAAATCGATCGCACGACACCGCGGAAGTGGTGGGACTATGCGATCATCGCCGCTGCTGTTGGGGTCTTTGTCTATCTCGGATGGAAGGCCAGGGTTCCGGAGTTAGTGATGAACCTGCGGTGGACCGGCATCCTCGTATGCCTGCTGATCGCGTCCGCAGCGGCTGGTCTGTTTGCACTGCGTAGATTGTCCAAGACGTAAAACCGAAACAGAAGCTTATGCCCGGCGAACGATGTTCGCCGGGCATAAGCATTTTTGTTTGTCATTTTGTGACGAAGCGAAGAAATCTGCTTTTGAATTCTCGCGATATTAGCGCTGAAGGCGCGTTCTATACCAGCCTGGGGCAACGCCCCAGGTTTCAGGCATCAAAAAACAATAGAGGGCTGAAGGCCCGTTCTATATTCGTGAGATGTTTGTACGTGGAGAGGTATGTGTAGGGAGATGATCGCGACCCGTAAGACATTAAGCCCGCTCTAAAAGACGCCCTTATAGAGCGGGCCTTCAGCCCTTGATCCTTTTCTCAACCAACAACCTGGGGCGTTGCCCCAGGCTGGTATAGAACGCGCCTTCAGCGCTTTTACAACTTGGCGCCCTTCGATAACTCAGGGTGATAGAGCCTTTCCATTCATTCATCAGACTCCTCCAGCATTCCAATCTGAAGCCGCTGCAGACGTTCCGGATCTGCAATCACGTCGAGCTGCGTGACTCTGCCGTCTGTGAAGGTGAACCGCAGTACCCGGAACAGGTGGCCTCGCGGAGCCAGAAGAATGCCGACTGCTCCATCCACCAGCGCCGGCTGAAAGAAACGCATATGCCGAGCGAAGGCGATGGCATTCCCTGCCCAGTTACGTGCTCCATGGATCTCGACCGGGAGCCCGGTAGCCGCAGCACTCTTGTCGATGTGGACGACAAGATCGGGATCCAGCACCTGCACCAGGGCTTCGATATCGCCGGCGCGCAACGCAGTGAGGAAGCTGTTTACGATCTCCCGCTGTTGTGTGAGCTCCAGACCCGTGTCAGGGCTGATGCCACGCACCTGACGACGGGCACGGCTTGCAAGCTGTCGTGTGGCGGTGGAGGTGCGGCCTAGGATCGGGGCGATCTCATCGAAAGGGAGATCCATGAGGTCGTGCAGTACAAAGGCAAAGCGTTCTGCCGGGCTGAGGCGGTTGAGCAATACCATCAGCGCTATGCCGACGGACTCCGCCAGAATCGCTTCCTGCTCAGGGTCAATGCTGGCGTCGTCTTTTGCCGGAATCTCGATGGGGTTTTCTTCGATCGAGTCTTCCCGGCGTGAGCTGCGGGAGCGCAATATATCCAGGCAGACGCGCGACACAACGGTGGTGAGCCAGCCGCGAAGGTTGTCGATGCTATTGGCATCGGAGCGGCTAAGCCGCACCCACGTCTCCTGCACGGCATCTTCGGCTTCGCTCAGGGAGCCGAGCATGCGGTAGGCGACACCGCGCAGATGTCCACGGTTCTGCTCGAACTGTTTTGCCAGCCAATCTTTTTCCGCCACCTCTGTCACATCCCTCCCATTGCTCCCGTCATGGTTGTGACGAGCGAAACCCAGGCAATGTGACAAGGGTACTCGTCGCGTAGCACCCGCAGACTGCGGGAGAGGAAAAGGAGAAACGCAATGCAGGCAAGAATGATGAATCCGGCGATGGTTGTTCCCGAAGCCATGCAGGCGCTGATGGCGCTTAGCGCAGCCACCAAGAATGGAGGGGTCCCGGAGAAGACGCTGGGCCTGATGCATCTGCGCGCCAGCCAGATCAACGGCTGCGGCGTCTGCCTCGACATGCATGCCCGCATGGCCAGGCATGAGGGCGAAACGGACGAGCGCATGTTCGCGGTAGCGGCGTGGAGAGAAGCTCCGTACTTCACGGACGCCGAGCGCGCTGCGCTTGCGCTGACGGAAGCTGCGACTCGCCTGAGCGATCGGTCTGATCCGGTTCCGGATGATGTTTGGAATGAGGCAGCCAGGCACTACGACGAGAAGGCATTGGCGGTTCTGGTTCTCCAGATCGCTCTGATTAACGTGTGGAACCGTGTAAACGTCACCACAAAGCAGATTGCCGGCGAGTGGATGAAGTCGGAAGAAGCGAAGAAGTGGGTGCCGGAGGCAGTACAGAAGGCCTCGTAAACCAAAGGTCCAGCCGCCAGAAGCGGCTGGACTTTCACATTTTGTTTGTCATTTCGTAGCGAAATCCATATTGACAAAGCTGCCGTGCAGGATTACTTTGCAATGTAAAGTGAAGCGATGAGCGACCTGCACAAAGCGCTTGGTGATATCAGCAGTATTCGTAAGCAGCTGGCGAATACCACGGAGTTCCGTGGCTATGGTCCGGCGACACTGGCTGCCACCGGTGGTTTTGCGGTCCTTGCTGCTGTTGCGCAGGCGTACTGGGTGCCAGAGCCTGTACATCATCTACCGGCGTATCTGGCGGTATGGGTTGCGACAGCGATTGTTTGTGCTGCGCTTACGGGAGTCCAGATGTATACGCGGACACGGCGCATGCACTCCGGGTTGTCGGATGAGATGCTTCGCATGGCGGTGGTGCAGTTCTTGCCCTCGGCCGGTGCGGGTCTGTTGTTGACCGGCGTGTTGGTGTACTTCGCGCCTGCGGTCACGTGGATGCTTCCCGGGCTGTGGCAGGTGATCTTCAGCATCGGTATCTTCTCTTCCTGCAGGTTTTTGCCACGCGCGATGAGTGCGGCGGGCGCCTGGTATCTCGCGACTGGACTTGGCTGCCTCTCCCTGGCGGGAAGCCGTGCGCTCTCGCCGTGGACGATGGGCGTGGCCTATGGAGTCGGCCAGCTTCTTGTCGCCGGTGTTCTGTTTGTGAACGCGGAAGGAGAGGGCGATGAAGTCTAAGTCTGCCTCCGACGGAGGCCGCTTTGCCTATGAGGGGCTGGACCGCGTGATTCACGAGCGGGCGCGCCTCAGCATTCTTACGTCGTTGGTGACAAATCCCAAGGGGCTGACCTTCAACGACCTCAAGCAGATGTGTGCTCTGACCGATGGCAATCTGAGCCGGCACCTGAGTGTGCTGGAGAAGGAGAAGATGGTCGAGATCCTGAAAGGACACGATCAGAACCGTCCGCTTACTGTGTGCCGTATGACGTCTTCAGGGCGAAAGCGCTATCTCGAATATCTCTCCACGCTGGAGCAGGTGATTCGCGATGCAGCCGAAGACGCAAAGCCCGTGGGAGCACAGGTGCGTGGCCTGACTCCGTCACGAGTCTAAAAAATTTGCCTATTAACTTTGCAATACAAAGTTCTCTGCGGTGAAGAGGAAAAAGGAGAGAAGTCGATGGCTGAATACTCAATCTTGCAGGTACCCGTGCGAGGGATCTTTCGCTCGTTATCGATGGGCGTAAAGCTGATCCTGATCTGTTTTCTGGCCTTGTTTATGACCATACCTTCGTTCTTTGTCTATGGACTGGTAAACGAACGTACGAACCGTGCGAAGGAGGTAGCCAATGAGATCGGCAGCGGCGTTGGTGGGCCGCAGACTTTCCTCGGACCAACGCTTGCGATTCCTTATAGCGCCCCAGGTTCGTCGCCATCGGCTCCACTGGAGCGGGGGACGTACTTTGTTTTTCCCGCGGAAGGAAACGCAGCGATTAAAACGGCAACCGAGGAGCGCCATCGCTCGTTGTTCCGGGTGCCGGTCTTTCAGGCGGATTTGGTCTTCGACGCGAACTTCGACCTGACCGGCGTTCCGGAGGCTCTGCCCAAGGATGCCACGCTGAACTGGGACCGTGCTGAGGTTCTTGTCGGTGTAAGCGATGCGCGCGGTGCCCTGGCTGACGCAGTGCTTACCTCTGACGCTGGAACCGTGACGCTCACGCCTGCAAAGGCGGTCGATAGTGTCGTCATGGGAGAGCAGAAGCAGCAGAAACTCTCGCTCATTGGGGCGCAGGTCAGCGAGGCGAAGCCCGGAAACAAGTTCCATGTGAAATCTGTCCTTAAGTTCTCCGGCGCGAACCGGATTGCCGTTCTCGCCTATGGCAAGACAACCCGCCTCACAGCGCAGGGCGATTGGCGGACCCCTGGCTTCGACGGTGGTATTCCGCCAGCCACCAGAAACCTGAACGAGCAGGGATACACTGCTACGTGGACTGTCCCTTTCATTGCCCGCAACGTACGCTCCGAGGGAGCCGGAAACATCCTGGCGTCGCTCGACACAACCAACCTGGGAATCTCGTTCGTTGAAGTTGCAGATCCGTATCAATCCGTGGAGAGGTCGCTGAAATACGCGCTTCTCTTCCTCGGCATGGTCTTTCTCTCTTACTTCGTCTTTGAAGCGACGACGCGAAAGAGCGTGCACCCTGCGCAGTATGTGCTGGTTGGCATCGCGCAGCTTATCTTCTATTTGCTGCTGCTCTCGTTTGCGGAACGCATCGGCTTCAACTACGGGTTCCTGATCGCGGGCGCTGCAACAGTTGGGCTGTTGTCCATCAATGCCGCCTGGATCTTTGAGAGCCGGATGCAGGGCTTGCGAGCCTTCGCCATCTTCTCGTTGCTGTACACACTGATCTATCTGCTGCTTACGCTGGAAGACAATGCGCTTCTGGTCGGCTCGGTCACCAGCTTCCTCGTCGTAGCAGCAGCGATGTACTTCACGCGGACGATTGACTGGTCAGGATCTGTCTCCGGTGCATCGAGCTCCGTGCCAGTCAATCAGGAAGGCACGCGATGACACACGAAGGACTGCACGTCGCCATCATCATGGATGGCAACGGCCGGTGGGCGACGCGGCGCGGATTACCCCGCGCCGCCGGCCACCGCGCTGGAGTGGCGACGATCCGCCGTATTGTCGATCGCGCTCT
This genomic window from Terriglobus albidus contains:
- a CDS encoding sigma-70 family RNA polymerase sigma factor, with the protein product MAEKDWLAKQFEQNRGHLRGVAYRMLGSLSEAEDAVQETWVRLSRSDANSIDNLRGWLTTVVSRVCLDILRSRSSRREDSIEENPIEIPAKDDASIDPEQEAILAESVGIALMVLLNRLSPAERFAFVLHDLMDLPFDEIAPILGRTSTATRQLASRARRQVRGISPDTGLELTQQREIVNSFLTALRAGDIEALVQVLDPDLVVHIDKSAAATGLPVEIHGARNWAGNAIAFARHMRFFQPALVDGAVGILLAPRGHLFRVLRFTFTDGRVTQLDVIADPERLQRLQIGMLEESDE
- a CDS encoding carboxymuconolactone decarboxylase family protein; protein product: MQARMMNPAMVVPEAMQALMALSAATKNGGVPEKTLGLMHLRASQINGCGVCLDMHARMARHEGETDERMFAVAAWREAPYFTDAERAALALTEAATRLSDRSDPVPDDVWNEAARHYDEKALAVLVLQIALINVWNRVNVTTKQIAGEWMKSEEAKKWVPEAVQKAS
- a CDS encoding transcriptional regulator, coding for MKSKSASDGGRFAYEGLDRVIHERARLSILTSLVTNPKGLTFNDLKQMCALTDGNLSRHLSVLEKEKMVEILKGHDQNRPLTVCRMTSSGRKRYLEYLSTLEQVIRDAAEDAKPVGAQVRGLTPSRV
- the creD gene encoding cell envelope integrity protein CreD, with protein sequence MAEYSILQVPVRGIFRSLSMGVKLILICFLALFMTIPSFFVYGLVNERTNRAKEVANEIGSGVGGPQTFLGPTLAIPYSAPGSSPSAPLERGTYFVFPAEGNAAIKTATEERHRSLFRVPVFQADLVFDANFDLTGVPEALPKDATLNWDRAEVLVGVSDARGALADAVLTSDAGTVTLTPAKAVDSVVMGEQKQQKLSLIGAQVSEAKPGNKFHVKSVLKFSGANRIAVLAYGKTTRLTAQGDWRTPGFDGGIPPATRNLNEQGYTATWTVPFIARNVRSEGAGNILASLDTTNLGISFVEVADPYQSVERSLKYALLFLGMVFLSYFVFEATTRKSVHPAQYVLVGIAQLIFYLLLLSFAERIGFNYGFLIAGAATVGLLSINAAWIFESRMQGLRAFAIFSLLYTLIYLLLTLEDNALLVGSVTSFLVVAAAMYFTRTIDWSGSVSGASSSVPVNQEGTR